The Methanohalophilus portucalensis genome window below encodes:
- a CDS encoding 50S ribosomal protein L31e has protein sequence MADDIVKEQVYTIPLRDAKLAPKWKRTTRAMTLVKKYLVRHMRASPEQVKIDSSINELVWNRGAEKPPSSIRVRAAMFDDGEVQAELA, from the coding sequence ATGGCAGATGATATAGTAAAAGAACAGGTTTATACCATCCCGCTCAGGGATGCAAAACTGGCTCCTAAATGGAAACGTACAACTCGTGCGATGACCTTGGTAAAGAAATATCTGGTCAGGCACATGAGGGCGTCTCCTGAACAGGTCAAAATTGATAGCAGTATCAATGAATTGGTCTGGAATCGCGGAGCCGAGAAGCCACCTTCCTCAATCCGGGTACGGGCAGCAATGTTCGATGACGGTGAGGTTCAGGCAGAATTGGCATAA
- a CDS encoding DNA-binding protein, with amino-acid sequence MADDLEAIRRKRLEEMQRQQASQQENNPQAAYQQEQAQAEREAKIHAVLRQVTTPEARERLTRLKMSRKELAEQVESQIVGLAQSGRLQSTIDDEKMKALLTRMQPKKHDPKITRL; translated from the coding sequence ATGGCAGATGATCTCGAAGCAATCCGCAGGAAAAGGCTTGAAGAAATGCAGAGGCAGCAAGCCTCCCAGCAAGAAAACAATCCACAGGCTGCATACCAGCAGGAACAAGCACAGGCAGAAAGGGAAGCAAAGATCCATGCTGTCCTTCGCCAGGTCACGACACCCGAAGCAAGGGAACGCCTTACAAGGTTGAAAATGTCTCGCAAAGAACTGGCAGAACAGGTCGAATCGCAGATTGTGGGGCTAGCTCAGAGTGGCCGGTTGCAATCCACCATTGATGATGAGAAAATGAAAGCCTTGCTTACCCGGATGCAACCCAAAAAACATGACCCCAAGATCACAAGACTGTAA
- the trpB gene encoding tryptophan synthase subunit beta — protein sequence MNHYYGDYGGQYVPEILMPPLQELEEAYEQYKADPEFTSQLNDYLENYAGRSTPLYYAKNMSAKYGIKIYLKREDLVHGGAHKLNNTLGQALLAKFMGKKRLIAETGAGQHGTATAMVGAKLGFETMVYMGSKDVKRQLPNVYRMKLMGTEVISVDTGSKTMKDAINEALRDWVTNVGDTHYLIGSVVGPYPFPKIVRDFQSVIGREVKEQVMKVEGRYPDSIVACAGGGSNAMGIFYPFLDDEVNLFAVEAGGEKLREDDKIAYHSASLATGKEGILHGARTKVLQNRDGQILESTSVAAGLDYAGVGPELARLSETGRVKPCYITDMEALEAFHELSRLEGIIPALESSHAIAYVMKMADSGILGDTVVINLSGRGDKDLQTIMDMEE from the coding sequence ATGAACCATTATTATGGAGACTACGGTGGACAATACGTACCTGAAATATTGATGCCGCCACTTCAAGAACTTGAAGAAGCGTATGAACAATACAAGGCAGACCCGGAGTTTACCTCCCAGCTTAATGACTACCTTGAAAATTATGCCGGAAGAAGTACGCCTCTATATTATGCAAAAAACATGAGTGCTAAATACGGCATAAAAATCTACCTCAAGCGGGAAGATCTCGTACATGGAGGAGCACACAAACTCAACAATACCCTGGGGCAGGCTCTTCTTGCAAAATTCATGGGCAAAAAAAGGTTAATCGCAGAGACAGGAGCCGGCCAGCACGGCACCGCAACTGCCATGGTGGGAGCAAAACTGGGATTTGAAACCATGGTATACATGGGATCAAAAGATGTAAAGAGACAGCTTCCAAATGTCTACCGTATGAAACTGATGGGTACCGAGGTAATATCAGTTGATACCGGTTCAAAGACAATGAAAGATGCAATAAATGAAGCATTGAGGGACTGGGTCACAAATGTCGGGGATACACACTACCTCATTGGATCGGTAGTCGGCCCATACCCCTTCCCGAAGATTGTGAGGGATTTCCAGAGTGTTATCGGCAGGGAAGTAAAGGAACAGGTAATGAAAGTTGAGGGAAGATACCCGGATTCTATCGTGGCCTGTGCAGGTGGCGGAAGTAATGCAATGGGTATTTTTTACCCCTTTCTGGATGATGAAGTGAATCTCTTTGCAGTAGAAGCAGGCGGTGAAAAACTCAGGGAAGACGATAAAATCGCCTATCATTCAGCATCCCTGGCAACAGGGAAGGAAGGTATCCTGCATGGTGCCAGAACTAAGGTCCTGCAGAACAGGGACGGGCAGATACTGGAATCCACATCAGTAGCAGCTGGCCTGGATTATGCAGGTGTGGGACCCGAACTTGCCCGGCTCTCAGAAACAGGCCGTGTTAAACCCTGTTACATAACCGATATGGAAGCCCTTGAGGCATTCCATGAGCTTAGCAGGCTGGAAGGAATAATCCCTGCACTGGAATCTTCACATGCCATTGCATATGTAATGAAGATGGCAGATAGTGGCATACTGGGTGATACAGTCGTCATCAATCTCTCCGGGAGGGGTGATAAAGATCTCCAGACTATTATGGATATGGAGGAATGA
- the ftsY gene encoding signal recognition particle-docking protein FtsY, translated as MFNKLKNKLSGFKQNFSSKIEDKATPVEESSAPEPETAESIRFQEKEDVGTKAENKTGFAHKAKALVFEREFILDEADVEDILWELEMSLLESDIAISVSEKIVNDVKQELVGSRKKIGSNTSKIVEDALKKSINDVMSANVFDFDEFIDSHEKPVNIVFVGINGTGKTTSIAKIAHRLKAMNKSVVIAAGDTFRAGAIDQIAVHAERIGVKLIKHQEGGDPAAVVYDAVQYAKAHDSDVVLSDTAGRMHTNVNLMAQLQKICRVSAPDLVLFVDEAVAGNDAVERAEQFNEAVPVDGSILTKTDADSKGGAAISIAYITGKPIVFLGLGQEYEDLKKFDPQWFVDQIFS; from the coding sequence TTGTTTAATAAGCTTAAGAACAAACTTTCAGGATTTAAGCAAAATTTCAGTTCCAAAATTGAGGATAAAGCCACTCCTGTGGAAGAATCATCTGCTCCTGAGCCTGAAACTGCAGAAAGTATTAGGTTTCAGGAAAAAGAGGATGTTGGAACTAAGGCTGAAAATAAAACAGGGTTTGCACATAAAGCCAAAGCTTTGGTTTTCGAAAGGGAGTTTATCTTGGATGAAGCTGACGTCGAAGATATCCTCTGGGAGTTGGAGATGTCTCTTCTGGAAAGTGATATTGCAATTTCGGTTTCTGAAAAGATTGTTAATGATGTAAAACAAGAACTTGTAGGCAGCCGTAAGAAGATAGGTAGCAACACCAGCAAGATCGTAGAAGATGCATTGAAAAAGTCTATCAATGATGTCATGTCTGCTAATGTCTTCGATTTTGATGAATTCATTGATAGTCATGAAAAACCTGTAAATATTGTTTTTGTTGGTATTAATGGAACAGGTAAGACAACTTCTATTGCCAAGATTGCTCATCGTCTTAAAGCTATGAATAAGTCTGTTGTAATTGCAGCAGGGGATACATTCCGTGCAGGGGCGATTGACCAGATCGCGGTACATGCTGAGCGTATCGGTGTAAAACTGATTAAACATCAGGAAGGAGGCGATCCTGCAGCTGTTGTTTATGATGCCGTACAGTATGCAAAAGCCCATGATAGTGATGTGGTTTTGTCTGATACTGCCGGCAGGATGCATACCAATGTAAATCTGATGGCACAGCTCCAGAAGATATGCCGTGTAAGTGCTCCGGACCTTGTGCTTTTTGTAGACGAGGCGGTTGCAGGCAATGATGCTGTCGAAAGGGCCGAACAGTTCAATGAGGCAGTGCCAGTTGACGGTTCCATTCTTACTAAAACAGATGCCGATTCAAAAGGCGGGGCTGCAATTTCTATTGCATACATAACAGGTAAACCCATTGTTTTCCTCGGTCTGGGGCAGGAATATGAGGACCTGAAAAAATTCGATCCTCAATGGTTTGTTGACCAGATTTTCAGTTAA
- the pfdA gene encoding prefoldin subunit alpha, with amino-acid sequence MAEEGQQNIQNLALQHRELQKRAQTIQQQTNMLQMSIDDCGRAITTLEDLQSFSKNPDTLVPIGAGSFVNAHIANDNKVVVEVGAGISVEKDVDGAIVTLNKRKEDLQKVLEQMNQNLEQINQRIQSIESMAKQQQPQQ; translated from the coding sequence ATGGCAGAAGAAGGTCAGCAGAATATCCAGAACCTGGCCCTTCAGCACAGGGAGCTCCAGAAACGTGCCCAGACCATACAGCAGCAGACAAATATGTTGCAGATGTCCATTGATGACTGTGGGCGGGCAATAACGACTCTTGAGGATCTCCAATCATTTTCCAAAAATCCCGATACTCTTGTTCCTATAGGCGCAGGTTCTTTTGTAAATGCACATATAGCCAATGACAACAAAGTTGTTGTTGAGGTTGGTGCAGGGATTAGTGTCGAAAAGGATGTTGATGGAGCCATAGTCACTCTTAATAAGCGCAAAGAAGATTTGCAGAAGGTACTGGAACAGATGAACCAGAACCTTGAACAGATCAATCAGCGCATCCAGTCCATAGAGTCTATGGCAAAACAGCAGCAGCCACAGCAATAA
- a CDS encoding translation initiation factor IF-6 has protein sequence MIRTLNIYENPVIGVFATCTEDFALVPPGTNDKTSGMLEDILDVEVVSTLVNGSVVVGSLSKGNSSGFLVPRGSSPLPKKIDLPVAEVPDNLSAIGNIVLANDSAALVHPDISDKAIEIIEKTLSVDVRRGTIAGIKTVGMAGVVTNHGLLAHPMIKQEEVSILEDLFGLNVEIGTVNYGSQVVGSGVLANSSGYVAGSETTGHELGRIEDALMFD, from the coding sequence ATGATCCGAACCCTAAACATATATGAAAATCCCGTAATAGGGGTATTTGCAACCTGTACAGAGGATTTCGCCCTTGTACCTCCGGGTACGAACGATAAGACATCTGGTATGCTGGAAGATATACTTGATGTGGAAGTAGTTTCCACTCTTGTAAATGGGAGTGTAGTCGTGGGTTCCCTTTCAAAAGGGAATTCCTCAGGATTCCTTGTGCCGAGAGGCTCAAGCCCCCTTCCTAAAAAAATAGACCTTCCGGTAGCAGAGGTTCCAGATAATCTATCGGCAATAGGAAACATAGTACTTGCTAACGATTCAGCAGCTCTTGTCCATCCGGATATCTCTGACAAAGCAATTGAAATAATTGAAAAGACTCTTTCAGTTGATGTCAGAAGAGGCACGATTGCCGGTATCAAAACTGTGGGAATGGCGGGTGTGGTTACCAATCATGGATTGCTTGCCCATCCAATGATAAAACAGGAAGAAGTTTCCATTCTTGAGGACCTTTTTGGACTTAATGTGGAAATAGGTACTGTAAATTATGGATCCCAGGTAGTAGGTTCCGGTGTGCTTGCTAATTCTTCTGGATATGTTGCAGGTTCGGAAACCACAGGTCATGAACTTGGAAGAATTGAAGATGCATTGATGTTTGATTGA
- a CDS encoding indole-3-glycerol-phosphate synthase produces MHSKIEQIIQKSKERADALSEINTQTRCNDRRDIFESIGLVCKRGHIPVIAEVKPASPTGKFADVNPEIASQIACDMENAGAVALSVLTEPCYFEGCIENLESARKHTSIPVLRKDFIVDTSQMHEANSDVILLIAGVLGNRLPEFIEIARRRNIEPLVEVHNKKELAYVLECDAILIGINNRSFETLEINLETAEKLIPLVKEHDRKYNQKHLIIGESGVKSTDDAARMIKAGADALLVGTYLMEGDLKEKMKKLIEANNKQEIV; encoded by the coding sequence ATGCATTCGAAGATCGAACAAATAATCCAAAAATCAAAAGAAAGGGCAGACGCACTTTCTGAAATTAACACACAGACCAGATGTAATGATAGAAGGGATATTTTCGAATCAATCGGGCTTGTCTGTAAAAGAGGACACATACCTGTAATTGCCGAAGTAAAACCTGCTTCACCAACAGGCAAATTTGCTGATGTAAACCCGGAAATAGCCTCACAGATTGCCTGTGATATGGAAAATGCAGGAGCCGTAGCCTTATCTGTCCTTACGGAACCCTGTTACTTTGAGGGATGTATAGAAAATCTTGAAAGTGCAAGGAAACATACTTCCATACCAGTTTTGCGCAAAGATTTTATTGTGGACACAAGTCAGATGCATGAAGCCAACAGTGATGTCATATTACTGATTGCAGGGGTACTGGGTAATAGGCTACCGGAATTCATAGAAATCGCTCGAAGAAGGAACATCGAGCCTCTTGTAGAAGTACACAATAAAAAAGAACTGGCATATGTACTTGAATGTGACGCAATCCTCATAGGGATAAATAACCGCAGTTTTGAAACCCTTGAAATCAATCTGGAAACAGCTGAAAAGCTCATTCCCCTCGTGAAAGAACATGACCGTAAATACAACCAGAAACACCTGATAATAGGGGAAAGTGGAGTCAAGAGCACAGATGATGCGGCAAGGATGATCAAGGCAGGTGCTGACGCTTTGCTTGTTGGAACCTACCTTATGGAAGGCGATCTTAAAGAAAAAATGAAAAAACTTATTGAAGCAAATAATAAGCAGGAGATAGTATGA
- a CDS encoding 50S ribosomal protein L39e, with product MSHNTKGQKMRLAKAHVQNQRVPTWAIIKSNRKVVSHPKRRHWRRNSLKVK from the coding sequence GTGAGCCATAACACGAAAGGACAGAAAATGAGATTGGCAAAGGCCCACGTCCAGAACCAGAGGGTTCCTACATGGGCAATTATCAAGTCAAACAGAAAGGTTGTCAGTCATCCCAAGAGAAGGCACTGGAGAAGGAACAGCCTTAAAGTGAAATGA
- the trpA gene encoding tryptophan synthase subunit alpha, with the protein MRISQKFEELKDKNEKALIAYVCAGDPDTETTPSIVNALVEAGADIIELGLPFSDPVADGPTIQAATCRAIEAGMNTDRYFEMIKDLEVNVPLICMTYYNLIYRQGSKNFVKKCAEAGISGLIIPDLPLHEADELIEICKEEGIDNIFLVAPNTSDQRLDAISSKSSGFIYVVSKLGVTGEGKNISSNVAGLLDKINSNLPKAVGFGISNRKHVEEMVAAGADAVIVGSAFVNIIASKDNVISRLKEITKDLKEGCR; encoded by the coding sequence ATGCGCATCAGCCAAAAATTTGAAGAACTTAAGGACAAAAATGAAAAAGCACTGATCGCCTATGTATGTGCAGGGGACCCCGATACGGAAACCACACCTTCTATTGTAAATGCACTTGTTGAAGCTGGAGCGGATATAATAGAACTGGGTCTGCCTTTCTCCGATCCTGTAGCAGACGGGCCAACCATACAGGCCGCAACCTGCCGTGCCATTGAGGCCGGTATGAACACAGATCGCTATTTTGAGATGATAAAAGACCTGGAAGTAAATGTGCCCCTCATCTGTATGACCTATTACAACCTCATATATCGCCAGGGTAGCAAGAATTTCGTGAAGAAGTGTGCTGAGGCGGGAATTTCGGGGTTGATAATACCCGATCTGCCATTGCATGAAGCAGATGAGCTGATAGAGATCTGCAAAGAGGAAGGAATAGATAATATATTCCTTGTCGCACCAAATACAAGCGATCAGAGACTGGATGCAATTAGCAGCAAAAGTTCGGGTTTTATTTATGTAGTATCCAAACTCGGGGTTACCGGAGAAGGAAAAAACATCTCTTCCAATGTAGCAGGCCTTCTGGATAAAATCAATTCAAACCTCCCAAAAGCCGTAGGTTTTGGAATATCAAACAGAAAACATGTAGAAGAAATGGTCGCTGCAGGAGCTGATGCTGTAATCGTGGGTTCTGCCTTTGTAAATATAATAGCCAGCAAAGACAATGTAATATCCCGCTTAAAAGAAATAACAAAGGATTTGAAAGAAGGGTGCAGATAA
- a CDS encoding 30S ribosomal protein S19e — translation MTTAYDVPANDIIKKTAEKLKENDKIQPPEWAAYVKTGAHRELPPVEDDWWYTRCAAVLRRIYTDGPVGVQRLRSIYGGKKAKRVTPAKKAKGSGAVARTIAQQLEDAGFVKKQKAGRVASPAGKSLLDNTANEIKKELVSEIPEMQKY, via the coding sequence ATGACTACAGCATATGATGTCCCTGCTAATGATATTATCAAAAAGACAGCAGAGAAACTTAAAGAAAATGACAAGATCCAACCTCCGGAATGGGCAGCCTATGTGAAGACCGGTGCACACAGAGAACTTCCTCCAGTGGAAGATGACTGGTGGTATACTCGCTGTGCTGCGGTCCTCAGAAGGATATATACTGACGGCCCGGTAGGTGTACAGAGACTTCGTTCCATATACGGAGGAAAGAAAGCAAAGCGTGTAACCCCTGCCAAGAAAGCAAAGGGTAGCGGTGCAGTTGCCCGTACAATAGCCCAGCAGCTTGAAGATGCCGGTTTTGTAAAGAAACAGAAGGCAGGTAGGGTTGCATCTCCAGCAGGAAAGTCTTTGCTTGACAATACAGCTAATGAAATCAAGAAAGAACTGGTTTCTGAAATTCCCGAGATGCAAAAGTATTAA
- the rpl18a gene encoding 50S ribosomal protein L18Ae — translation MSDFVVKGTFKAGHIWEKFTKNVESQNEKNAVEKVYSLFGSKNGIKRYLIKIDSVEEA, via the coding sequence ATGAGCGACTTTGTTGTAAAAGGCACATTCAAAGCGGGTCATATCTGGGAAAAATTCACAAAAAATGTGGAAAGCCAGAATGAAAAGAACGCAGTTGAGAAAGTTTATTCCCTTTTTGGAAGCAAGAACGGTATCAAACGCTACTTGATTAAGATAGACAGTGTCGAAGAGGCATGA
- a CDS encoding DUF7411 family protein, which yields MKARVMFSGGKDSALSAILLDPYFDVELVTCTFSLVDVGKIARKVADELGFAHSVVELERSVLDEALEMAVEDNFPKNAINHIHSHALEKIAAGGSVDMIVDGIRRDDRVPRMDISRLRSIEDRYGVHCASPLQGFGRAAVDLMVCEHLEVEEGLSDRISKADYETELRYLIRQEYDDEKVLSIFPEHVQSRVLRKIKEKTTN from the coding sequence ATGAAAGCAAGGGTGATGTTTAGTGGCGGAAAGGATAGTGCCCTGTCTGCCATTTTACTGGATCCATATTTTGACGTTGAACTTGTAACGTGCACTTTTTCCCTCGTCGATGTGGGAAAGATTGCACGTAAAGTGGCTGATGAATTGGGTTTTGCTCATTCGGTTGTAGAACTTGAGCGTTCAGTTTTGGATGAAGCCCTTGAAATGGCAGTTGAAGACAATTTCCCAAAAAATGCGATTAATCACATTCACTCACATGCCCTCGAAAAAATAGCGGCAGGTGGTAGTGTTGATATGATCGTTGATGGGATAAGACGTGATGACCGGGTGCCCAGGATGGATATATCCAGACTACGCAGTATTGAGGATCGGTATGGGGTGCATTGTGCGTCCCCTCTGCAAGGGTTTGGCCGTGCTGCGGTTGATTTAATGGTTTGTGAGCATCTTGAAGTTGAAGAAGGATTGAGCGACAGAATTTCCAAGGCGGATTATGAAACCGAATTAAGGTATCTGATTCGACAGGAATACGATGATGAAAAGGTCCTTTCCATATTTCCCGAACATGTTCAATCGAGAGTGCTGAGGAAAATTAAGGAAAAGACTACCAATTAA